Proteins encoded together in one Monomorium pharaonis isolate MP-MQ-018 chromosome 8, ASM1337386v2, whole genome shotgun sequence window:
- the LOC105833691 gene encoding uncharacterized protein KIAA0930 homolog isoform X3, which yields MASLASSSSSAGLTRAPTMLEQLLEEINFQRTKELRQMLKDADSGFVMLQGTTYWTDLFVRHFLFQAEHAIDGDDLLFFVRKKHVKTSSRYLPKFETEVDVFRKDSKKLPIGDPDIDWEETVYLNLVVHQFDYTLTLAICTRTSPKELQVLRRHSQKVYASPSRRRMDAKGDLEEMTYPHICFMVDNFDEVFCDILVRDGEMVCVELVASDREGAIQGVIFLGSIRYDALKKVYDARSSLSTKMAQRMTFGLFSGAASQRVEFVRMKGPRGKGHAEMAVTKPKGSGAETPTSEPGYCATDLWDADWDDAEELFMYRHQRRLSDPSANLNNFVRGGWRTKPDTVATKARSENEGLDSMANGLSEIEAGDVRDELDDGAYNPLWTMRGFTQTFHFWKETKRAQSVPLNAFLTYITLPWWSIAKDILDHREGPILTF from the exons ATGGCGAGTCTGGCGAGCAGCTCGTCGTCGGCGGGCCTCACCAGGGCCCCGACGATGCTGGAGCAGCTCCTCGAGGAGATCAATTTCCAGAGAACGAAGGAGCTCAGGCAAATGCTCAAGGATG CAGACTCCGGATTCGTCATGCTGCAAGGTACGACGTACTGGACGGACCTGTTTGTCCGCCACTTCCTCTTTCAAGCGGAGCACGCTATCGACGGCGACGACCTGCTCTTCTTCGTCCGCAAGAAGCACGTGAAGACCTCGTCGAGGTATCTGCCCAAGTTCGAGACCGAGGTCGACGTGTTTCGTAAGGACAGCAAAAAACTGCCGATTGGCGATCCCGATATCGATTGGGAGGAAACCGTGTACCTGAATCTCGTTGTGCACCAGTTCGATTACACGTTAACGCTGGCAATTTGTACTAGAACGAGCCCCAAGGAATTGCAA GTATTGAGAAGGCACTCTCAGAAGGTGTACGCCAGTCCGAGTCGACGGCGTATGGACGCCAAGGGTGACCTCGAGGAAATGACGTACCCGCACATATGCTTCATGGTGGACAATTTCGACGAAGTTTTCTGTGATATTTTAGTCAGGGACGGGGAGATGGTGTGCGTGGAGCTGGTCGCCTCCGACCGGGAGGGCGCGATTCAGGGCGTCATTTTCCTCGGGTCGATCAGATACGACGCTTTGAAAAAGGTTTACGACGCCAGG TCGAGCCTGAGCACCAAAATGGCGCAGCGGATGACGTTTGGCCTCTTCTCCGGCGCGGCCTCGCAGAGAGTGGAATTCGTGCGAATGAAAGGACCACGTG GAAAGGGACACGCGGAGATGGCCGTGACGAAGCCGAAGGGCTCGGGCGCGGAGACCCCGACGTCGGAGCCGGGTTACTGCGCGACCGACCTGTGGGACGCCGACTGGGACGACGCCGAGGAGCTGTTCATGTACCGCCATCAACGGCGGCTGTCCGATCCCAGCGCGAACCTGAACAACTTCGTGCGCGGCGGCTGGCGAACGAAACCGGACACGGTTGCGACCAAGGCGCGTTCGGAGAACGAGGGTCTCGACTCCATGGCGAACGGTCTCAGCGAGATCGAGGCCGGTGACGTTCGAGACG AGTTGGACGACGGGGCGTATAATCCGCTTTGGACGATGCGAGGGTTCACCCAAACCTTCCATTTCTGGAAAGAGACAAAGCGAGCGCAATCCGTACCTTTGAACGCCTTTTTGACGTACATTACGTTACCGTGGTGGAGCATAGCCAAAG ACATTCTGGATCACCGAGAAGGACCTATCTTAACATTTTAG
- the LOC105833691 gene encoding uncharacterized protein LOC105833691 isoform X2, with product MASLASSSSSAGLTRAPTMLEQLLEEINFQRTKELRQMLKDDSGFVMLQGTTYWTDLFVRHFLFQAEHAIDGDDLLFFVRKKHVKTSSRYLPKFETEVDVFRKDSKKLPIGDPDIDWEETVYLNLVVHQFDYTLTLAICTRTSPKELQVLRRHSQKVYASPSRRRMDAKGDLEEMTYPHICFMVDNFDEVFCDILVRDGEMVCVELVASDREGAIQGVIFLGSIRYDALKKVYDARSSLSTKMAQRMTFGLFSGAASQRVEFVRMKGPRGKGHAEMAVTKPKGSGAETPTSEPGYCATDLWDADWDDAEELFMYRHQRRLSDPSANLNNFVRGGWRTKPDTVATKARSENEGLDSMANGLSEIEAGDVRDADVQDSSWGGRGSPGNRRSPRSFRRRRSQSVRQHQHQQPNPVQNKQRQRNTRERSGTNENSPIRKETNYRETHGFHNHQQNNHHQHQHQHIEVGSEILVPAGRCLTDDNVRQKLDSGAILVHGKEELPLGYDDVAATEDNNRKRRPYSAGHLLFHHHNGHLENDEDEHRRLSDDELLRVRRSDARRRLRSAGSDHEDYAYGQNKNKNDEIKDKNANAHHVTRVNSEVALSRRQSATLPRRRRRRALSGSFAGNPLPPHRVTPDGTAIYYWCELPRRPGSQELDDGAYNPLWTMRGFTQTFHFWKETKRAQSVPLNAFLTYITLPWWSIAKDILDHREGPILTF from the exons ATGGCGAGTCTGGCGAGCAGCTCGTCGTCGGCGGGCCTCACCAGGGCCCCGACGATGCTGGAGCAGCTCCTCGAGGAGATCAATTTCCAGAGAACGAAGGAGCTCAGGCAAATGCTCAAGGATG ACTCCGGATTCGTCATGCTGCAAGGTACGACGTACTGGACGGACCTGTTTGTCCGCCACTTCCTCTTTCAAGCGGAGCACGCTATCGACGGCGACGACCTGCTCTTCTTCGTCCGCAAGAAGCACGTGAAGACCTCGTCGAGGTATCTGCCCAAGTTCGAGACCGAGGTCGACGTGTTTCGTAAGGACAGCAAAAAACTGCCGATTGGCGATCCCGATATCGATTGGGAGGAAACCGTGTACCTGAATCTCGTTGTGCACCAGTTCGATTACACGTTAACGCTGGCAATTTGTACTAGAACGAGCCCCAAGGAATTGCAA GTATTGAGAAGGCACTCTCAGAAGGTGTACGCCAGTCCGAGTCGACGGCGTATGGACGCCAAGGGTGACCTCGAGGAAATGACGTACCCGCACATATGCTTCATGGTGGACAATTTCGACGAAGTTTTCTGTGATATTTTAGTCAGGGACGGGGAGATGGTGTGCGTGGAGCTGGTCGCCTCCGACCGGGAGGGCGCGATTCAGGGCGTCATTTTCCTCGGGTCGATCAGATACGACGCTTTGAAAAAGGTTTACGACGCCAGG TCGAGCCTGAGCACCAAAATGGCGCAGCGGATGACGTTTGGCCTCTTCTCCGGCGCGGCCTCGCAGAGAGTGGAATTCGTGCGAATGAAAGGACCACGTG GAAAGGGACACGCGGAGATGGCCGTGACGAAGCCGAAGGGCTCGGGCGCGGAGACCCCGACGTCGGAGCCGGGTTACTGCGCGACCGACCTGTGGGACGCCGACTGGGACGACGCCGAGGAGCTGTTCATGTACCGCCATCAACGGCGGCTGTCCGATCCCAGCGCGAACCTGAACAACTTCGTGCGCGGCGGCTGGCGAACGAAACCGGACACGGTTGCGACCAAGGCGCGTTCGGAGAACGAGGGTCTCGACTCCATGGCGAACGGTCTCAGCGAGATCGAGGCCGGTGACGTTCGAGACG CCGATGTACAGGATAGCAGCTGGGGCGGCCGGGGCTCACCGGGAAACCGCAGAAGTCCCCGCTCGTTTCGTCGACGAAGATCGCAGTCGGTACGTCAACATCAACATCAGCAACCTAACCCCGTCCAGAACAAGCAACGACAACGTAACACCCGGGAACGATCCGGAACGAATGAGAACTCGCCGATACGCAAGGAGACGAATTATCGCGAGACACACG GTTTCCACAATCACCAGCAGAACAATCATCACCAGCACCAGCACCAACACATAGAGGTGGGCAGTGAGATCTTAGTGCCAGCCGGCCGGTGCCTCACGGACGACAACGTCCGACAGAAGTTAGACTCGGGCGCGATATTGGTGCACGGCAAGGAGGAACTGCCGCTGGGCTACGACGACGTCGCGGCTACGGAGGACAATAACCGGAAACGACGTCCGTACAGCGCCGGGCACCTGTTGTTTCATCATCATAACGGCCACCTAGAGAACGACGAGGACGAGCACCGGCGGCTGAGCGACGACGAGCTACTCAGGGTGAGACGGTCCGACGCCCGTCGCCGTCTCCGTAGCGCCGGCTCCGATCACGAGGACTACGCCTACGGGCAAAACAAGAACAAGAACGACGAGATCAAAGACAAAAATGCGAACGCTCATCATGTGACGCGCGTCAATAGCGAGGTCGCGCTGTCGCGCCGGCAGAGCGCGACGTTACCCCGAAGACGGCGTCGAAGGGCACTCTCGGGCAGCTTCGCGGGTAACCCCCTGCCCCCACATCGAGTCACGCCGGATGGCACCGCGATCTACTACTGGTGCGAGCTCCCGCGCCGCCCCGGCTCACAGG AGTTGGACGACGGGGCGTATAATCCGCTTTGGACGATGCGAGGGTTCACCCAAACCTTCCATTTCTGGAAAGAGACAAAGCGAGCGCAATCCGTACCTTTGAACGCCTTTTTGACGTACATTACGTTACCGTGGTGGAGCATAGCCAAAG ACATTCTGGATCACCGAGAAGGACCTATCTTAACATTTTAG
- the LOC105833691 gene encoding uncharacterized protein KIAA0930 homolog isoform X4 produces the protein MASLASSSSSAGLTRAPTMLEQLLEEINFQRTKELRQMLKDDSGFVMLQGTTYWTDLFVRHFLFQAEHAIDGDDLLFFVRKKHVKTSSRYLPKFETEVDVFRKDSKKLPIGDPDIDWEETVYLNLVVHQFDYTLTLAICTRTSPKELQVLRRHSQKVYASPSRRRMDAKGDLEEMTYPHICFMVDNFDEVFCDILVRDGEMVCVELVASDREGAIQGVIFLGSIRYDALKKVYDARSSLSTKMAQRMTFGLFSGAASQRVEFVRMKGPRGKGHAEMAVTKPKGSGAETPTSEPGYCATDLWDADWDDAEELFMYRHQRRLSDPSANLNNFVRGGWRTKPDTVATKARSENEGLDSMANGLSEIEAGDVRDELDDGAYNPLWTMRGFTQTFHFWKETKRAQSVPLNAFLTYITLPWWSIAKDILDHREGPILTF, from the exons ATGGCGAGTCTGGCGAGCAGCTCGTCGTCGGCGGGCCTCACCAGGGCCCCGACGATGCTGGAGCAGCTCCTCGAGGAGATCAATTTCCAGAGAACGAAGGAGCTCAGGCAAATGCTCAAGGATG ACTCCGGATTCGTCATGCTGCAAGGTACGACGTACTGGACGGACCTGTTTGTCCGCCACTTCCTCTTTCAAGCGGAGCACGCTATCGACGGCGACGACCTGCTCTTCTTCGTCCGCAAGAAGCACGTGAAGACCTCGTCGAGGTATCTGCCCAAGTTCGAGACCGAGGTCGACGTGTTTCGTAAGGACAGCAAAAAACTGCCGATTGGCGATCCCGATATCGATTGGGAGGAAACCGTGTACCTGAATCTCGTTGTGCACCAGTTCGATTACACGTTAACGCTGGCAATTTGTACTAGAACGAGCCCCAAGGAATTGCAA GTATTGAGAAGGCACTCTCAGAAGGTGTACGCCAGTCCGAGTCGACGGCGTATGGACGCCAAGGGTGACCTCGAGGAAATGACGTACCCGCACATATGCTTCATGGTGGACAATTTCGACGAAGTTTTCTGTGATATTTTAGTCAGGGACGGGGAGATGGTGTGCGTGGAGCTGGTCGCCTCCGACCGGGAGGGCGCGATTCAGGGCGTCATTTTCCTCGGGTCGATCAGATACGACGCTTTGAAAAAGGTTTACGACGCCAGG TCGAGCCTGAGCACCAAAATGGCGCAGCGGATGACGTTTGGCCTCTTCTCCGGCGCGGCCTCGCAGAGAGTGGAATTCGTGCGAATGAAAGGACCACGTG GAAAGGGACACGCGGAGATGGCCGTGACGAAGCCGAAGGGCTCGGGCGCGGAGACCCCGACGTCGGAGCCGGGTTACTGCGCGACCGACCTGTGGGACGCCGACTGGGACGACGCCGAGGAGCTGTTCATGTACCGCCATCAACGGCGGCTGTCCGATCCCAGCGCGAACCTGAACAACTTCGTGCGCGGCGGCTGGCGAACGAAACCGGACACGGTTGCGACCAAGGCGCGTTCGGAGAACGAGGGTCTCGACTCCATGGCGAACGGTCTCAGCGAGATCGAGGCCGGTGACGTTCGAGACG AGTTGGACGACGGGGCGTATAATCCGCTTTGGACGATGCGAGGGTTCACCCAAACCTTCCATTTCTGGAAAGAGACAAAGCGAGCGCAATCCGTACCTTTGAACGCCTTTTTGACGTACATTACGTTACCGTGGTGGAGCATAGCCAAAG ACATTCTGGATCACCGAGAAGGACCTATCTTAACATTTTAG
- the LOC105833691 gene encoding uncharacterized protein LOC105833691 isoform X1 codes for MASLASSSSSAGLTRAPTMLEQLLEEINFQRTKELRQMLKDADSGFVMLQGTTYWTDLFVRHFLFQAEHAIDGDDLLFFVRKKHVKTSSRYLPKFETEVDVFRKDSKKLPIGDPDIDWEETVYLNLVVHQFDYTLTLAICTRTSPKELQVLRRHSQKVYASPSRRRMDAKGDLEEMTYPHICFMVDNFDEVFCDILVRDGEMVCVELVASDREGAIQGVIFLGSIRYDALKKVYDARSSLSTKMAQRMTFGLFSGAASQRVEFVRMKGPRGKGHAEMAVTKPKGSGAETPTSEPGYCATDLWDADWDDAEELFMYRHQRRLSDPSANLNNFVRGGWRTKPDTVATKARSENEGLDSMANGLSEIEAGDVRDADVQDSSWGGRGSPGNRRSPRSFRRRRSQSVRQHQHQQPNPVQNKQRQRNTRERSGTNENSPIRKETNYRETHGFHNHQQNNHHQHQHQHIEVGSEILVPAGRCLTDDNVRQKLDSGAILVHGKEELPLGYDDVAATEDNNRKRRPYSAGHLLFHHHNGHLENDEDEHRRLSDDELLRVRRSDARRRLRSAGSDHEDYAYGQNKNKNDEIKDKNANAHHVTRVNSEVALSRRQSATLPRRRRRRALSGSFAGNPLPPHRVTPDGTAIYYWCELPRRPGSQELDDGAYNPLWTMRGFTQTFHFWKETKRAQSVPLNAFLTYITLPWWSIAKDILDHREGPILTF; via the exons ATGGCGAGTCTGGCGAGCAGCTCGTCGTCGGCGGGCCTCACCAGGGCCCCGACGATGCTGGAGCAGCTCCTCGAGGAGATCAATTTCCAGAGAACGAAGGAGCTCAGGCAAATGCTCAAGGATG CAGACTCCGGATTCGTCATGCTGCAAGGTACGACGTACTGGACGGACCTGTTTGTCCGCCACTTCCTCTTTCAAGCGGAGCACGCTATCGACGGCGACGACCTGCTCTTCTTCGTCCGCAAGAAGCACGTGAAGACCTCGTCGAGGTATCTGCCCAAGTTCGAGACCGAGGTCGACGTGTTTCGTAAGGACAGCAAAAAACTGCCGATTGGCGATCCCGATATCGATTGGGAGGAAACCGTGTACCTGAATCTCGTTGTGCACCAGTTCGATTACACGTTAACGCTGGCAATTTGTACTAGAACGAGCCCCAAGGAATTGCAA GTATTGAGAAGGCACTCTCAGAAGGTGTACGCCAGTCCGAGTCGACGGCGTATGGACGCCAAGGGTGACCTCGAGGAAATGACGTACCCGCACATATGCTTCATGGTGGACAATTTCGACGAAGTTTTCTGTGATATTTTAGTCAGGGACGGGGAGATGGTGTGCGTGGAGCTGGTCGCCTCCGACCGGGAGGGCGCGATTCAGGGCGTCATTTTCCTCGGGTCGATCAGATACGACGCTTTGAAAAAGGTTTACGACGCCAGG TCGAGCCTGAGCACCAAAATGGCGCAGCGGATGACGTTTGGCCTCTTCTCCGGCGCGGCCTCGCAGAGAGTGGAATTCGTGCGAATGAAAGGACCACGTG GAAAGGGACACGCGGAGATGGCCGTGACGAAGCCGAAGGGCTCGGGCGCGGAGACCCCGACGTCGGAGCCGGGTTACTGCGCGACCGACCTGTGGGACGCCGACTGGGACGACGCCGAGGAGCTGTTCATGTACCGCCATCAACGGCGGCTGTCCGATCCCAGCGCGAACCTGAACAACTTCGTGCGCGGCGGCTGGCGAACGAAACCGGACACGGTTGCGACCAAGGCGCGTTCGGAGAACGAGGGTCTCGACTCCATGGCGAACGGTCTCAGCGAGATCGAGGCCGGTGACGTTCGAGACG CCGATGTACAGGATAGCAGCTGGGGCGGCCGGGGCTCACCGGGAAACCGCAGAAGTCCCCGCTCGTTTCGTCGACGAAGATCGCAGTCGGTACGTCAACATCAACATCAGCAACCTAACCCCGTCCAGAACAAGCAACGACAACGTAACACCCGGGAACGATCCGGAACGAATGAGAACTCGCCGATACGCAAGGAGACGAATTATCGCGAGACACACG GTTTCCACAATCACCAGCAGAACAATCATCACCAGCACCAGCACCAACACATAGAGGTGGGCAGTGAGATCTTAGTGCCAGCCGGCCGGTGCCTCACGGACGACAACGTCCGACAGAAGTTAGACTCGGGCGCGATATTGGTGCACGGCAAGGAGGAACTGCCGCTGGGCTACGACGACGTCGCGGCTACGGAGGACAATAACCGGAAACGACGTCCGTACAGCGCCGGGCACCTGTTGTTTCATCATCATAACGGCCACCTAGAGAACGACGAGGACGAGCACCGGCGGCTGAGCGACGACGAGCTACTCAGGGTGAGACGGTCCGACGCCCGTCGCCGTCTCCGTAGCGCCGGCTCCGATCACGAGGACTACGCCTACGGGCAAAACAAGAACAAGAACGACGAGATCAAAGACAAAAATGCGAACGCTCATCATGTGACGCGCGTCAATAGCGAGGTCGCGCTGTCGCGCCGGCAGAGCGCGACGTTACCCCGAAGACGGCGTCGAAGGGCACTCTCGGGCAGCTTCGCGGGTAACCCCCTGCCCCCACATCGAGTCACGCCGGATGGCACCGCGATCTACTACTGGTGCGAGCTCCCGCGCCGCCCCGGCTCACAGG AGTTGGACGACGGGGCGTATAATCCGCTTTGGACGATGCGAGGGTTCACCCAAACCTTCCATTTCTGGAAAGAGACAAAGCGAGCGCAATCCGTACCTTTGAACGCCTTTTTGACGTACATTACGTTACCGTGGTGGAGCATAGCCAAAG ACATTCTGGATCACCGAGAAGGACCTATCTTAACATTTTAG
- the LOC105833694 gene encoding LOW QUALITY PROTEIN: arylsulfatase B (The sequence of the model RefSeq protein was modified relative to this genomic sequence to represent the inferred CDS: deleted 2 bases in 1 codon) has translation MNEDNSLKDWETPHYSRPGKDSSEDSREDSFAQSVVAVTCLRSIRILRVFRRGIERDARSDPKDMGAMDRCPLGIVRWTSFLILLLATIRATSAKQPHIIFILADDLGWNDVGFHGSGQIPTPNIDALAYSGLLLDRYYVTPICTPSRSALMTGKYPIHTGMQHGVLKGAEPRGLPLHEKLLPEYLRELGYSTHIVGKWHLGFYKKEYTPTYRGFDTHIGYWTGHHDYFDHTAVENPYWGLDMRRGMEPAWDLHGQYSTDVFTKEAVRLIDRHNSSRPLFLYMAHAAVHSGNPYNPLPAPDEEVAKFTNIFDYNRKRFAGMLSKLDQSVGQVVDALHKRNMLRDSIIIFSSDNGGAAAGFNLNAASNWPLRGVKNTVWEGGVRGAGLIWSPRLAQSGRVSRQLLHITDWLPTLITAAGGDPSNLTVDGMDLWNAFSEDTESPRASVLHNIDDIYGVSAITVGGWKLIQGTTYSGAWDGWYGPSGREWVYDTDGVINSVTARAIASVGLAITSEAVQTLRENAMIKCPPRNDSLPACKPLEEPCLFNIYQDPCEENNLIQQSPTIVRKLQDELKKFNSSAILPGNLPWDSKGDPSLWDHTWNNFGDYVNVMVNAAS, from the exons ATGAACGAAGATAACTCCTTAAAGGAT TGGGAGACTCCCCACTATTCGCGTCCGGGAAAAGACAGCTCGGAAGATAGCCGAGAAGATAGTTTCGCACAGTCGGTCGTCGCGGTCACGTGTCTGAGATCCATTCGCATCCTCCGCGTTTTTCGAAGAGGAATCGAGCGCGACGCGCGCTCTGATCCGAAAGACATGGGAGCGATGGACCGCTGTCCATTGGGAATCGTGCGGTGGACGTCGTTCCTGATCCTGCTGCTCGCGACGATTCGCGCGACTTCGGCGAAGCAGCCGcacattatctttatcttaGCGGACGATTTG GGATGGAACGACGTCGGCTTTCACGGTTCCGGTCAGATCCCAACGCCGAATATCGATGCCCTGGCCTACTCCGGGCTGCTCCTAGATAGATATTATGTCACCCCGATCTGCACACCGTCCAGAAGCGCTTTGATGACCGGCAAATATCCCATTCACACTGGCATGCAGCACGGC GTTCTCAAAGGCGCGGAGCCGAGAGGGCTGCCACTTCACGAGAAGCTTCTGCCGGAATACCTGCGCGAGCTTGGATACAGCACGCACATTGTCGGCAAATGGCACCTGGGATTTTACAAGAAGGAGTACACGCCGACTTACAGGGGCTTCGACACCCACATCGGCTACTGGACGGGCCACCATGACTATTTCGATCACACGGCCGTCGAAAAC CCTTACTGGGGCCTGGACATGAGACGAGGCATGGAGCCGGCGTGGGACCTGCACGGCCAATATTCCACGGACGTTTTCACGAAGGAGGCGGTGCGGCTGATCGACAGGCACAACTCCAGCCGGCCGTTGTTCCTATACATGGCCCACGCGGCCGTGCACTCCGGGAATCCTTACAATCCGCTTCCCGCGCCGGACGAGGAAGTCGCTAAGTTCACAAATATCTTCGATTACAATCGAAAACGTTTCGCAG GTATGCTAAGTAAGCTGGATCAATCCGTGGGCCAAGTAGTCGATGCTCTGCACAAGAGAAATATGTTGCGAGATAGTATAATCATCTTCTCGTCGGACAACGGTGGAGCTGCCGctggatttaatttaaatgcagCGTCTAATTGGCCACTCAGAGGAGTTAAAAATACTGTTTGGGAAG GTGGCGTCAGAGGTGCAGGATTAATATGGTCACCCAGATTGGCGCAATCTGGCCGAGTAAGCAGGCAGCTGTTACACATTACCGATTGGCTGCCGACGCTCATAACAGCTGCCGGCGGTGATCCGTCGAACTTAACTGTCGACGGCATGGATCTGTGGAATGCATTCAGCGAAGATACTGAATCACCGCGTGCGAGCGTTCTTCATAACATCGACGATATTTACGGCGTGTCCGCTATCACGGTCGGCGGCTGGAAGCTCATTCAGG GAACTACTTACAGCGGAGCATGGGACGGATGGTACGGTCCATCTGGAAGAGAATGGGTCTACGACACGGACGGTGTGATCAACAGCGTGACGGCACGTGCCATCGCCAGTGTAGGACTGGCCATTACCTCGGAGGCTGTTCAAACGCTGCGCGAAAACGCGATGATCAAGTGCCCGCCGCGAAATGACAGTCTGCCTGCCTGCAAACCACTGGAGGAACCATGCCTCTTCAACATCTATCAGGATCCTTGCGAGGAAAATAATCTCATTCAACA GTCTCCTACGATCGTCCGGAAACTTCAGGACGAGCTGAAGAAATTCAACAGCAGCGCGATTTTGCCTGGAAATCTTCCGTGGGACAGCAAAGGCGATCCGAGTCTATGGGATCATACTTGGAACAATTTCGGAGATTACGTTAATGTTATGGTAAATGCCGCATCCTGA
- the LOC105833695 gene encoding vascular endothelial growth factor A-A has product MKFLTAICALATCVYADSIWYDDELRSHEGISIGCAGRRMQLNRQMKEVMCVPRHTMVKLIPQLGYTFYPNYALVKRCNGYCPRNKSCMPLRTDIKTITVRMDGYNSSECYHVYVEEHTKCKCQCSVKASHCNIHQVYSEDNCACECKTRTECDKSRQMIWNEKLCKCTCNKEEEICSSGLEWVPSRCGCAKVMEMHQEKSNINKYLKLLKE; this is encoded by the exons ATGAAGTTTCTTACGGCAATATGTGCTTTAGCAACATGTGTTTACGCTGACAGCATATGGTACGATGATGAATTACGTTCACACGAAGGAATATCGATAG ggTGCGCGGGAAGACGTATGCAATTAAATCGTCAAATGAAAGAGGTAATGTGCGTACCGAGGCATACTATGGTGAAATTAATACCACAACTGGGCTATACCTTTTATCCGAATTATGCCTTGGTGAAGAGATGCAACGGTTACTGTCCGAGGAATAAGTCGTGCATGCCACTCCGCACAGATATAAAAACGATCACCGTGAGAATGGACGGTTATAATTCGAGCGAGTGTTATCACGTGTATGTCGAGGAACATACCAAGTGCAA ATGCCAATGCAGCGTAAAGGCAAGTCATTGCAACATTCATCAAGTATATTCGGAAGATAACTGCGCGTGTGAATGCAAGACCAGAACAGAATGCGATAAATCGCGTCAGATGATCTGGAATGAAAAGTTGTGCAAGTGCACTTGCAACAAAGAAGAGGAAATCTGCTCGAGTGGACTCGAATGGGTTCCTTCTCGTTGCGG ATGCGCCAAGGTAATGGAGATGCATCaagaaaaatctaatattaataaatatctaaaattgcTGAAGGAATAG